A part of Eubacterium sp. AB3007 genomic DNA contains:
- a CDS encoding Smr/MutS family protein, translating into MKYDSITEIDIHGMRTEEAVKALCRIIEEAPEHVYRIRVIHGYRRGNALQRAIYDEFDYFHTSDRVLRMEGGSNPGITEIVLREW; encoded by the coding sequence ATGAAGTACGACAGCATAACCGAGATCGACATCCACGGCATGCGGACGGAGGAGGCCGTGAAGGCTTTGTGCCGGATCATTGAGGAGGCGCCGGAGCACGTCTATCGGATTCGCGTGATCCATGGGTATCGCAGGGGGAATGCTTTGCAGCGGGCCATCTATGATGAGTTCGACTATTTCCATACCTCGGACAGGGTGCTCCGTATGGAAGGCGGGAGCAACCCGGGGATCACGGAGATCGTGCTCCGGGAGTGGTAG
- a CDS encoding flavodoxin, with protein MRTLVVYFSVSGNTAEVARALAQVTDADLFEIVPERPYTAADVNWKNPLARCNKEKFGRKDVPVAESIDGFDRYDVVLIGFPIWYGAAPNVVNSFAKGYDWKGKQIGIFATSGGSGIGKTAARLQPYVEGAEIVDARVNLPLDAGSLKEWADKIGLR; from the coding sequence ATGAGAACATTAGTAGTATATTTCAGCGTATCAGGGAACACTGCGGAGGTGGCGCGGGCACTGGCACAGGTCACCGATGCGGATCTGTTTGAGATCGTGCCGGAGAGGCCGTACACGGCCGCGGACGTCAACTGGAAGAATCCGCTGGCCAGATGCAACAAAGAAAAGTTTGGCAGGAAGGACGTACCGGTTGCTGAGAGCATCGATGGCTTCGACCGGTATGATGTCGTGCTCATCGGGTTTCCCATCTGGTACGGAGCGGCGCCCAATGTGGTGAATTCCTTTGCCAAAGGCTATGACTGGAAGGGTAAACAGATCGGCATCTTCGCGACCTCCGGCGGCAGCGGGATCGGCAAGACTGCGGCCAGGCTGCAGCCTTATGTGGAGGGGGCCGAGATCGTGGACGCGCGGGTGAACCTGCCTTTGGATGCGGGGAGTCTGAAGGAATGGGCAGACAAGATAGGCTTGCGGTAA
- a CDS encoding Fic family protein: MSDYKPPFEMTETIANLTAEIAELAGEISVYEGLTTNPKLRRENRIRTIHSSLAIEQNTLTIDQVTDVINGKRVLAPPADIKEVQNAYEIYDRLDDLNPLSMEDLLLAHEVMMKDLIKEAGRFRSKNAGVYDEETLVHAGTPANYVPEVMDNLFDWLKKSTLHSIIKACIFHYEFEFIHPFADGNGRIGRLWHTLILSKWKPFFAWVPIESLIHDSQQEYYDALGKANNCDNINPFVEYMLRLLKDALLEIKAATQGVGDNVGDNVGDNEKQLLKLLRDNPKLSAAKAAEQIGLSSRQVERIIKKFKDRGKLVRHGSDHGGYWEVVE; encoded by the coding sequence ATGAGTGACTATAAGCCACCATTTGAAATGACGGAAACAATTGCAAATCTGACGGCAGAAATCGCTGAACTTGCAGGTGAGATATCTGTCTATGAGGGATTGACAACAAATCCGAAACTGCGGAGAGAGAATCGCATCAGAACGATTCATTCTTCCCTTGCCATTGAACAGAATACATTGACGATTGACCAGGTGACCGACGTTATTAACGGGAAGCGAGTCCTTGCTCCGCCTGCAGATATTAAGGAGGTCCAGAATGCATATGAAATATATGACAGGCTGGATGATCTGAATCCGCTGTCCATGGAGGATCTGCTTCTGGCTCATGAAGTAATGATGAAGGATTTGATCAAGGAGGCAGGAAGATTTCGGTCAAAGAATGCAGGTGTTTATGATGAAGAAACCCTGGTACATGCCGGAACTCCGGCAAATTACGTTCCAGAAGTTATGGACAACCTGTTTGACTGGCTGAAGAAGAGCACTTTGCATTCTATTATCAAAGCCTGCATTTTTCACTATGAATTTGAATTCATTCATCCATTTGCAGATGGAAATGGTAGAATCGGAAGACTCTGGCACACGCTGATTCTATCAAAGTGGAAACCATTTTTTGCCTGGGTGCCGATTGAGTCATTGATCCATGATAGCCAGCAGGAGTATTACGATGCTTTGGGGAAGGCGAATAACTGCGACAATATTAATCCGTTTGTTGAGTATATGCTGCGGTTGCTCAAGGATGCTTTGCTTGAAATTAAGGCGGCAACTCAGGGTGTCGGAGATAATGTCGGAGATAATGTCGGAGATAATGAAAAGCAATTGTTGAAGCTTTTGCGGGATAACCCGAAACTCAGCGCGGCAAAAGCAGCAGAACAGATCGGATTGTCCAGCCGGCAAGTTGAGCGTATTATCAAGAAGTTTAAGGATAGAGGGAAATTAGTCAGACATGGATCTGACCATGGTGGATATTGGGAAGTAGTAGAGTGA
- a CDS encoding UPF0158 family protein, giving the protein MKKIRLPSLADAFEESFDGWEQYLNKDTGRIIAVPESKGICDDPDEWEEIISMIEEGEQFVRLPNQYEINEYRIMEEFADFAGGGLKYVSKEQASEIGHKLYEALQGRGAFRRFKNTLNHYGIADEYYAYRHIYYVELAKEWCQDHEIGFVRE; this is encoded by the coding sequence GTGAAAAAAATCAGACTTCCCAGTCTTGCAGATGCTTTTGAGGAGTCATTTGATGGTTGGGAGCAGTATTTGAACAAAGATACAGGGAGGATCATTGCTGTACCAGAAAGCAAGGGGATATGTGATGATCCTGATGAGTGGGAAGAAATCATTTCCATGATTGAGGAAGGAGAGCAGTTTGTTCGGTTGCCAAACCAATATGAGATCAACGAATATCGCATCATGGAGGAATTTGCTGATTTTGCAGGAGGCGGTTTGAAATACGTTTCAAAAGAGCAAGCCAGTGAAATTGGACACAAACTATACGAAGCACTTCAAGGGCGTGGTGCCTTCCGCAGATTCAAAAACACCCTGAACCATTATGGAATCGCTGACGAGTATTATGCGTATCGGCATATATATTATGTGGAGCTTGCAAAGGAATGGTGTCAGGATCACGAGATCGGTTTTGTCAGGGAGTAG
- a CDS encoding Smr/MutS family protein codes for MKYDSITEIDIHGMQAEEAVKALDRIIEEAPEHVYRIRVIHGGS; via the coding sequence ATGAAGTACGACAGCATAACTGAGATCGATATCCACGGCATGCAGGCGGAGGAAGCCGTGAAGGCTTTGGACCGGATCATTGAGGAGGCGCCGGAGCACGTCTATCGGATCCGCGTGATCCATGGGGGTTCATGA
- a CDS encoding AAA family ATPase, translating into MTSLFIDRAIIEWDRIESDNYLREIEALRDVEEIQFQRPVTFFVGENGSGKSTLLEAIAVSYGFNPEGGTRNYSFSTYDSHSELYKAMRISRGVRRAKTGYFLRAESFYNVATKEEEYSREPGGNPLHLHAQSHGESFLALAQSNFRPDGIYILDEPEAALSPQRQLTLLMEIDRCIKEGSQFIIVTHSPILLGFPEAEILSFDGGVIHPIEYEDTDSYQITSMFINDRERLLRQMGFVP; encoded by the coding sequence ATGACTTCTTTATTCATTGATAGGGCCATCATAGAATGGGATAGAATTGAATCGGACAACTACCTGCGCGAAATAGAAGCACTCCGGGATGTGGAGGAGATCCAGTTCCAAAGGCCGGTCACATTCTTTGTGGGGGAGAACGGCTCCGGCAAATCGACGCTGCTAGAGGCGATCGCAGTATCATATGGTTTCAATCCAGAAGGGGGAACTAGGAACTATAGCTTCTCGACGTATGATTCTCATTCGGAGCTTTACAAGGCAATGAGGATTTCGCGGGGTGTCAGAAGGGCAAAAACCGGCTATTTCCTGCGTGCGGAGAGCTTCTATAATGTCGCGACCAAGGAAGAGGAATACAGCCGTGAGCCTGGCGGGAACCCTCTGCATTTACATGCGCAATCCCATGGGGAAAGTTTCCTCGCACTGGCGCAGAGTAACTTCCGTCCTGACGGAATATATATTTTGGACGAGCCAGAGGCGGCTTTGTCTCCACAGAGGCAGCTGACACTCCTGATGGAGATCGACCGCTGTATCAAGGAGGGGTCGCAGTTCATTATCGTAACGCACTCGCCGATCCTGCTCGGATTTCCCGAGGCGGAGATCTTGAGCTTTGATGGAGGTGTGATCCATCCGATTGAATACGAAGACACGGACAGTTATCAGATCACTTCCATGTTCATCAATGACAGGGAACGGTTACTAAGGCAGATGGGCTTTGTGCCATGA
- a CDS encoding histidine phosphatase family protein — translation MIYIIRHGQTELNNAKVLQGRSDYPLNETGMGQAREAAQKLKEMGIRFEHVFTSPLTRAIQTAEIVVPCVMPVVDERLIEMDYGPYEGMDLNDPAPEVITFFQDFVHNPAPEGMEDLASVVARAGEFLEEIRDLEGNILLSTHAIAMKGLLEYLTPDANGKYWSTYIGNCAVYAAENKDGVIGVPREVI, via the coding sequence ATGATCTATATCATTCGACATGGACAGACGGAACTGAATAATGCGAAGGTCCTGCAGGGCAGGAGCGACTATCCCCTGAACGAGACGGGGATGGGGCAGGCCCGGGAGGCAGCGCAGAAACTGAAGGAGATGGGGATCCGCTTCGAACATGTTTTCACGAGTCCTCTGACCCGGGCGATCCAGACCGCGGAGATCGTGGTTCCCTGTGTGATGCCGGTTGTGGATGAGAGGCTCATCGAGATGGATTATGGACCCTATGAGGGAATGGATCTGAACGACCCCGCACCGGAAGTGATCACGTTCTTTCAGGACTTTGTGCACAATCCGGCGCCGGAAGGGATGGAAGACCTGGCTTCTGTCGTAGCCCGCGCGGGAGAGTTCCTGGAGGAGATACGGGACCTGGAGGGCAACATCCTGCTCTCCACCCATGCCATCGCCATGAAGGGCTTGCTGGAGTATCTGACACCGGATGCCAACGGGAAATACTGGTCCACATACATCGGGAATTGTGCCGTCTATGCGGCGGAGAATAAAGATGGGGTGATCGGTGTTCCACGGGAAGTGATATGA
- a CDS encoding rhomboid family intramembrane serine protease: MKKRQITFNSPVVLGFVLISFGAMVANYVTGGWSNQALFMTYHSPLTSPMTYVRFFTHVLGHGGWSHYIGNMMYLLLLGPMLEEKYGPKIVVAVIMITGLVTGIVNWILFPETALCGASGVVFAFIMMTSFTSFRQGEIPLTVVLVAILYLGQQVYQGMFVEDNISNMGHLIGGVVGSVAGYVLNRNS; this comes from the coding sequence ATGAAAAAACGACAGATCACATTCAATTCACCGGTGGTACTGGGCTTTGTGCTCATCAGCTTCGGGGCGATGGTGGCGAACTACGTGACAGGGGGCTGGAGCAACCAGGCTTTGTTCATGACGTATCACTCGCCGCTGACTTCGCCGATGACGTATGTGCGGTTCTTCACCCACGTGCTGGGGCATGGGGGATGGAGTCACTACATCGGTAACATGATGTATCTCCTCCTGCTGGGACCGATGCTGGAGGAGAAATACGGGCCGAAGATCGTCGTGGCGGTGATCATGATCACGGGGCTGGTTACGGGGATCGTCAACTGGATCCTGTTTCCGGAGACGGCGCTCTGCGGCGCCAGCGGGGTGGTGTTCGCTTTCATCATGATGACGTCGTTCACGAGTTTCCGGCAGGGGGAGATCCCTTTGACCGTGGTGCTGGTGGCGATCCTCTACCTGGGACAGCAGGTGTATCAGGGAATGTTTGTGGAAGACAATATATCCAATATGGGACACCTGATCGGCGGAGTCGTAGGATCGGTGGCCGGGTATGTGTTGAATCGGAACTCATAA
- a CDS encoding flavodoxin family protein, which yields MKILVLNGSPRPKGSTAEMVAVFKEAAEHAGQSVVAVDVCRLDIKGCMACEYCHGKGQGSCIQKDDMQQIYDLLRDAEMLVLAAPIYYHNISGQLKCVIDRFYSALYPKAPETLKKVAMFLSSGDDDMYEGAKFSYDGDFLGYLGLEDVGIFTNHDKDVLEKIREMAERLQ from the coding sequence ATGAAAATACTTGTACTGAACGGAAGTCCCCGTCCGAAGGGGAGCACGGCGGAGATGGTGGCTGTCTTCAAAGAGGCGGCGGAGCATGCGGGACAAAGCGTTGTTGCGGTGGATGTCTGCAGACTGGATATCAAGGGCTGCATGGCCTGTGAATACTGTCATGGCAAGGGGCAGGGTAGCTGCATCCAGAAGGATGACATGCAGCAGATCTATGACCTGTTGAGGGATGCGGAGATGCTGGTGCTGGCAGCGCCGATCTACTACCACAACATCTCCGGCCAGCTGAAATGCGTGATCGACCGGTTCTATTCGGCTTTGTATCCGAAAGCGCCGGAAACATTGAAGAAGGTGGCCATGTTCCTGAGCTCCGGGGATGATGACATGTACGAAGGCGCAAAGTTCTCTTACGACGGCGACTTCCTCGGCTATCTGGGACTGGAGGATGTTGGGATCTTCACCAACCATGATAAGGATGTTCTGGAGAAGATCCGGGAGATGGCCGAAAGGCTGCAATAG
- a CDS encoding YafY family protein has protein sequence MPAGKPKDKNMIKARLVVLARMFYTLTDEEHSMTSPQILEYLENHGVPANEKTLRGDIRLLQELGMDIVKIISRPNRYFWGDRQFEMPELKLLIDAVSASRFITKKKSADLSQKISGLASEPQKKALHRQIQATNRVKSGNESIYYMVDTINEAINQRRKIAFQYGDYSPELKPVLRGGGEVYELSPYALLWNEDYYYVVGWSEKHRNVSTFRVDRMVKPEMLEEKAVPRPEGFSVADYSKPIFDMYEGKERVAVRLEVRNDLAKYIVDRFGTGLKTKIVSDDRFEVTVGVSLSPTFYAWVFQFDGGMRILAPEKAVEAIVEMARHMLK, from the coding sequence ATGCCGGCAGGAAAACCAAAAGACAAAAACATGATCAAGGCGCGTCTGGTGGTACTGGCCCGGATGTTCTACACGCTGACGGATGAAGAGCATTCCATGACCAGTCCGCAGATCCTGGAATATCTGGAGAACCATGGCGTGCCGGCCAATGAGAAGACGTTGCGTGGGGACATCCGACTCCTGCAGGAGCTGGGTATGGATATCGTGAAGATCATCAGCCGACCGAACCGGTACTTCTGGGGGGACCGGCAGTTTGAGATGCCGGAGCTGAAGCTGCTGATCGATGCGGTTTCTGCCTCCCGTTTTATCACAAAGAAAAAGAGCGCGGACCTGAGCCAGAAGATCAGTGGTCTGGCCAGTGAGCCGCAGAAGAAGGCGCTGCACCGGCAGATCCAGGCAACCAACCGGGTGAAGTCTGGCAATGAGTCCATCTACTACATGGTGGACACGATCAATGAGGCTATCAACCAGCGGAGAAAGATCGCGTTTCAGTATGGCGACTATTCGCCGGAGCTGAAGCCGGTGCTCCGGGGAGGGGGCGAGGTATATGAACTGAGTCCGTACGCCCTTCTCTGGAATGAGGATTATTATTACGTGGTCGGGTGGTCCGAGAAACATAGGAATGTGTCCACCTTCCGCGTGGACCGGATGGTGAAGCCGGAGATGCTGGAGGAAAAGGCGGTGCCGCGTCCGGAAGGGTTCAGTGTCGCTGACTATTCCAAGCCGATCTTTGATATGTATGAGGGCAAGGAGCGTGTTGCGGTCAGGTTGGAGGTCAGAAATGATCTGGCCAAGTACATCGTGGACCGGTTCGGAACCGGTCTGAAAACGAAGATCGTATCGGATGACCGGTTCGAAGTGACCGTAGGGGTGTCCCTGAGCCCCACGTTCTATGCATGGGTCTTTCAGTTTGATGGAGGGATGCGGATCCTGGCGCCGGAAAAGGCAGTTGAGGCGATCGTGGAGATGGCGAGGCATATGCTGAAATGA
- a CDS encoding DNA-3-methyladenine glycosylase I: protein MQGNNSCRSWSEGDPILEAYHDSEWCRINHDDQFQFEMLCLEGASVGLSWAIIMHKRQAYRAAFHDFDIDACAAMTDRELETLLADTGLIRNRNKLFSVRKNAQAVQRIREEFGSFDAYLWSFTEGEQIDGHWKRLEEVPTESEISRAMAKDMKKRGIAYVGPVITYSFLQAVGIVNDHLEDCEYR, encoded by the coding sequence ATGCAGGGGAATAATTCGTGTCGTTCATGGAGTGAAGGCGATCCAATACTGGAAGCCTACCACGATAGCGAGTGGTGCAGGATCAATCACGATGATCAGTTTCAGTTCGAAATGCTTTGTCTGGAAGGCGCGAGCGTCGGATTGTCCTGGGCGATCATCATGCATAAGAGGCAGGCGTACAGGGCAGCCTTTCATGACTTTGACATCGATGCATGTGCGGCAATGACGGATCGGGAGTTGGAGACTTTGTTGGCGGATACCGGGCTCATCCGGAACCGTAACAAGCTCTTCAGTGTGCGTAAGAACGCGCAGGCCGTGCAGAGGATCCGGGAAGAGTTCGGGAGTTTTGATGCTTACCTTTGGAGTTTCACTGAGGGCGAACAGATCGACGGGCACTGGAAGAGGCTGGAGGAGGTTCCGACAGAATCTGAGATTTCCCGAGCGATGGCGAAGGATATGAAGAAACGCGGGATCGCTTATGTCGGACCGGTGATCACGTATTCTTTTCTGCAGGCGGTCGGCATTGTGAACGATCATCTGGAGGACTGCGAATACAGATGA
- a CDS encoding DUF1653 domain-containing protein, with translation MRLFCKRIYDAQSPEDGCRILVDRLWPRGISKERAALAYWRRDIAPSTELRKWYAHDPAHFAEFKAKYWLELEASDTAAGFLELVREHLKKENVTLLYGARDREHNHALCLQEWLLDAGVKEAGRAERFRPGDIVCHFKWETLSPEERDEKMYLYEIVGVAEHTETGEELMIYKALYGEGKKYARPLEMFLGEVDREKYPGIRQRYRFEKVNG, from the coding sequence ATGAGACTTTTTTGTAAGAGAATCTATGATGCGCAGTCACCAGAGGACGGATGTAGGATTCTGGTGGATCGGCTTTGGCCGAGAGGGATCAGCAAAGAGCGGGCTGCATTGGCATATTGGAGAAGGGACATTGCGCCGTCTACTGAACTGCGGAAGTGGTATGCACACGACCCCGCACATTTTGCAGAGTTCAAAGCCAAGTACTGGCTGGAGTTGGAGGCTTCTGACACGGCAGCAGGATTTCTGGAGCTGGTTCGGGAGCATCTGAAGAAGGAGAACGTGACACTGCTCTATGGAGCGCGGGATCGGGAGCACAATCATGCTTTGTGCCTGCAGGAGTGGTTGCTTGATGCAGGCGTCAAGGAGGCTGGTCGAGCGGAGCGATTTCGGCCGGGGGATATTGTCTGTCACTTCAAGTGGGAGACGTTGAGCCCGGAAGAGCGGGACGAGAAGATGTATCTGTATGAGATCGTCGGTGTGGCGGAGCACACTGAGACCGGCGAGGAACTGATGATATACAAAGCCTTGTATGGGGAGGGGAAGAAATATGCCCGGCCGCTGGAAATGTTTCTCGGAGAAGTGGATCGGGAGAAGTACCCAGGGATCAGGCAGAGGTATAGGTTTGAGAAAGTGAACGGATGA